A region from the Haliaeetus albicilla chromosome 16, bHalAlb1.1, whole genome shotgun sequence genome encodes:
- the LOC138689182 gene encoding interferon alpha-inducible protein 27-like protein 2A: protein MDTLKAVAVGAAVGVGVALAGIPVGIWALGFTGNGIAAGSVAAKMMSVAAIANNGGVAAGSTVSVLQSVGAAGFSLGSKIGLMTTLGPLGAAVGAKLFKGSTTPGDNRK, encoded by the exons ATGGACACGCTCAAAGCAGTTGCCGTGGGAGCCGCTGTGGGAGTAG GAGTGGCACTCGCTGGCATCCCGGTGGGCATCTGGGCGCTGGGGTTTACGGGAAATGGCATCGCCGCCGGGTCCGTGGCTGCCAAGATGATGTCAGTGGCTGCCATCGCCAACAACGGAGGAGTGGCTGCCGGCAGCACGGTGTCGGTGCTGCAGTCCGTCG gagctgcaggttTCTCTCTCGGTTCCAAAATTGGGCTGATGACCACCCTGGGGCCGCTCGGTGCTGCAGTTGGTGCCAAGCTGTTCAAGGGGTCGACAACTCCAGGTGACAACCGCAAGTGA